The Carassius carassius chromosome 37, fCarCar2.1, whole genome shotgun sequence genomic sequence TCCATATCTGAAGTGACTAACAAATGAGCTGAAGTTATTATAGCTCTGTGAAAATAGAAGTCTATTTCTATTTTTAGGGTGTTGCTTTGCTAACTTTACAGCTCGCAGAAATGTATCTGGTTCATTGAATGTTGCTGTGTGATTGTGTACTCTCTCCACAGTGAAAAGCCCCCCAGTGATTACCGCTCAGCCGGTGTCTGTAACCACCTTTTCATCAGATGACATCACACTCACCTGTGAGGCAACTGGGAATCCCCCGCCCACGTTAGTATCCATAGCAACAGTTACATAATTTGGTAACAGTTTCCTTGAaatctatacagtatataatgcTTTATATGTTGCTTTGTATTTTGCATTGTATtctttcataaataattgtatcCACTGTTGCAATACACTGTTATTCTAACCATTTCCTAGATACACATTTAAACTTGTCGAGCATTATGATACTATATTATGTCTTTTAAAGATGCCATAAAATCGAAATCGGTTTTGTCTGTTAGCTGTCTGATAACGTCTGTTAGCTTTGAGGCCTATATGCTATTTAAGACTAGGAgtgacacttaaaaataaaatgaagaaatcAATATTCCGagtattaaaacaaaattaaaaatgtaaatgaaaataattcaagCATAAATAGGCATTTTTAATTCTCTTTAAACATATGTCTGTTGATTTGTAAATgtatcttttttctattttatccaAAAGAGACCAGAACATTTTCAATACTACAATCAAGCTATTTCATTGGCTATATGTAtttgaatattataatatattgtaaaCATGATTGCGTTTATTAAAAAATGCACACCAAAGCTGCATGCATTTGATCAAAATGCAGCAAAAACTTTAATATGGTgaaatgattacaatttaaagtaaatgttttttgttcaaaaaagaatttttttaatgtactattttaaaggtaatttattcctgtgatggcaaagctgaatttttagcatcattacttcagtcttaagtgtcacatgacatTTACTTACACCAAATGATGAACagtttttagatatattttattattaattaaaaaaaatatttattgctttagcaatttaatttaaagggttagttcacctaaatgtaaattatgtaattaataactcacactcatgttgttccaaacccgtgagacctccgtttatcttcagaacacagtttaagatattttagatttagtccgagagctctcagtccctccattgaaactggaggtacactgtccatgtccagaaaggtaagaaaaacatcatcaaagtagtgcatgtgacatcagagggtcggttataattttttgaagcatcgaaaataaattttggtccaaaaatagcaaaaactacgagtttattcagcattgtcttctcttccgggtctgttgtgagacagttcaaaacaaagcagtgtaCTTATATCCGGTTCGCGCACGAAtcactcaatgtaaccggatcttcttgaaccagttcaccaaatcgaactgaatcgtttaaaacggttcgcgtctccaatacgcattaatccacaaatgacttaagctgttaacttttttaatgtggctgacactccctctgagttaaaacaaaccaatatcccggagtaattcatgtcctcaaacagtacactgactgaactccTGTGAagagaatgagtcaatcttttgttcgttatctggctcagctcggtgttcatcttcagttctctcttcacagcagttcacagCAGACATGTTAAAAATgtctgttatttttttctcttctgctTCATTGCTAGGTTCCGCTGGGTGAAAGATGGTGTGGAGTTTGACCCCTCTAAAGACCCTGAACTCTCCGTGTCCAGAGATTCTGGGACCTTCTCGTTGACAGCCAAAGATGGACCAATTCACCAATATCAGGGCAGATACAATTGTTACGCATCTAATCATCTCGGCACGGCGGTGTCTAACGAGGCTCGCATTGTCACAGAGAGTAAGTCGCTCTCATCACTGCAACATTATAAAGCGACACACATGATTGCCTGTTTGATATCCTGACATTACCACATGCAGTGAGTTTTCTGTAGAGAGAATCTGGCACGCAGCAGATAACAGCCCAAAATCAAGCCCCCTGCCCCCTGTTGtgtcatatgcacaaaatgacatttagaggaAAATTACAGCTCATTGTGTGTGCCAGTCACACTAGCAGTTCGAAGAATTCCAGAACGAATAAAAATCCCCAATTGCTTCCCAATTAGCTATCAAACAACACTTTGTACGGGAAAACAACATCAAAACAATTGTTTTGACTAGCTATCTAGCAATCTACCTGTCTCTTTTACGCTATCCCGACCTCTCAGCCAGTTTCCCTGACAACGGTTACCTCAGAAACCAGTGTGAGTCGTGTAAGTGTGTCAGCGGGGACGACCACTCGTGGGATTAATATGTGCAGGAAGAGAGAGTACTCAGCATGAGCGGGGCTAACAATAGCCCACATATTATGAACTCCACTTGCAGCTGGGGCTGGCCACATTAATATGTGCATCATCACACACCTATTTCATATCATGACAAGCCAAGGCATCTTCAGAATAATTCTGGACTAGTTATGTAGTTTTTAATTGCATTCTGTGGATAATTACTTGCTAAGCTAATTAACTCACGCCGGTTTCTCACAAGATAAAATGTATCTGAAAAAGTGTTTTTTCAAAACTTCTTCATACACAACTGAGATTGAAAGTTTGAGGTCAACAAAGtttatggtctttttttttttttttttaagaatttttgataattttgtcaggttacattaaattaatcaaaagagaaaataaagacattttaatgttacaaaagttttctttttttaatcagtgctgcagtgttattttacttttattttattttcgttttaatttgtttttttagtcattttattgtgtttttgtaattgtattcGTTTTCTtcaattgtgtgtttgtgtgtatgtatgtatatatatatatatatatatatatatatatatataaaaaaatgagaaTGCCTTGGCatctagctaaaataaaataagttttttatatttattataaggtcaagttttattatattttacatttttaattttagttagttcattttatttcatctaaTGCAAGATTTTATGATTTGAGTTTTAGTGAACTACAATAACCCTGTGATGCTGATCTTTGGAACTTTTTAGTcataaaataatcctgaaaaactaAACTGTATaaggatttccacaaaaatattaagcagatttcaatattgtttataacatgaaatgtttcttgaacaccaaatcagcatattagaatgatttccaaagTATCATGAGACAGCGGAGTAATGgaagatgaaaattcagctttgtcataataggaataaaatacatttgaaaatatgttaCAATAGAAATTAGTTCTTTTAACtaatgtatttttcatcaaataaatgcagctttggtgaacattaaaaaaaacttttgaattgtGGTGCAATTTTGATTATTTCTTTGTTCTCTTGCAGACACTCCCACGCTACAGAAGGAGAAGAAGGTGTCGAAGAAGGTGGAGGAAGGAGAGAGTGTGGTGCTTCCATGCAATCCTCCTAACAGCACTGTGGCTCCGGTCATCCACTGGATGGACAAGAGTTAGTCTGTTTTTATCCTGATTTATCCATGTTAAACATGAACCTTATCTCTGCAATATCTATATATATGCACCTATGTCTACGTCTTTTTATCTTAGAGCTGCGGCACATTCAGCAAAACGATCGTGTGATTCAGGGTCGCGATGGAAACTTGTACTTCTCTCATGTGACTGTGGCTGACAGTCGAGACGACTACACCTGCAACACTCAGTTCCCCAGCGCACGCATCATCGTCCTCAAAGAGCCCATTAAACTCACTGTTGTCCCCTGTAAGCATCAAGACAGACAATGCTGACTGTCCTTGACCAACCTTTACTtgtctttaaaaacttttagccTGTACAGAGGAGAATGAGCAAGACAttgagttatatttaaaataacactgtGCTTTAAGATGCAATGCCAATGGTGCAAAACACTGACAAACAGAAGACTAACTAGACTAACACAACAGATGGAGTGAAAGAAAAGGTCCTGTGTAGGCATAGGCAAAATATGGGATATTTACAatgaatttaaaatgataatgCTGGTGATAAAGatcatttatgcattttgaattGAATGATATGCTTCATATCATAAAGAGCGTGATTTATTTCCAAATCCATCTGTTTTAGCAGCcataaaagcaaaagcaaaaagtTACTTAGTTACTATTGTTTCATTCAGTGATTAATTTGcatatcgatctatctatctatctatctatctatctatctatctatctatctatctatctatctatctatctgtctatctgtctatctgtctgtctgtccttccgTCTGTCCATCTGGCCATTCATCATTATCCATCCGtctgttgtttattttgttctgtctgtccattcattcattttatattttatcctgtctcgtccatccatccatctatcatccatattttcttttgttctgtctgttcatccatccattaaacatgattcatccatcttttttttccgtccatccatccatcgtttcTTTTGTTCTGTCTGTCCATTCATTCATTGTTTCTTTTATCCTGTCAGTTTATCCATCTTTTCCCTTTTTCCGTCTGTACATCCGTCCATTAATCATGATttatccacccatccatctattgtttcttttgttgtttttctgtccTTCCATCCACCCTGGCCCGGCTTggtttgtccatccatccattgtttcttttgtctgtctgtccatccatccatccatccatcttttcttttgttctatccatccgtctgtccatccatttttcattcttttgtttTCCATTCTGTCAAATGACATCAAAAGGCTGAAAAATGTTGAGAAATTAATCTGTTTTGCCCAGTCTTAGTCCTGTGTGAACACCCACTCACTGTAGCTGTAATTGTTTACCATGCCCTCTCTCCCCGTGTCCCTCAATAATTCCTCCTATGTATCTGTAGCTAACTCAGTGGTGCGTAACAGAAGGCCACAAATGATGCGACCCACTGGCTCCCGCAGCTCCTACCTGGTGCTCAGCGGCCAAAACCTGGAGCTGGAGTGCATTGTTATGGGCCTGTAAGTCAACCttgctctgactgtgtgtcttTTACTTCCTTAAAAAGTGTCCAGTGTTTACATACTTTTCTCTTACTCACTAGCCCTTCTCCCAAGATCCAGTGGATCAGGAAAGATGGAGTCCTGTCTGAGTCCCGCACATCCAAAGATAGTTATGATCGAGTTCTGCGCTTTAAGAATATCTCAGAGTCTGACAGTGGCGAGTACCAGTGTACCGCCTCAAATCTGCAAGGCATAATCACTCACACCTACAGCATCACTGTAGAAGGTAATGTATGCTTCACACTGCCAGATCACATCCTCtccagatttagatttagatgtgGGATGTGAACTTGTGAACATCTATGGGAggatgacttaaaaaaaataaataaataaataattaaactgaaaatTCAGTAAAATTAAACTGAACAATCTCGGACAGAGTTACAGTGTGAACTTATCAGTGTATTATTGCTTGATTAAAGCTTATTGGCTACTTCGCTTCCCTTTCTGAAGGTTGTTTAGTACTGTTGACTGAAATTTTTCATGATtagttgtttgtgttttgttgtggTCTAGCTGCCCCATATTGGACTAAAGAACCAAAGAGCCAGCTATATTCCCCAGGAGAGACTGTCAAACTGGAATGTAAGGCTGATGGCATTCCCAGCCCTGAGGTCACCTGGAGCATCAATGGCGATCTTCTTACTGGTAAATGATTCAGTCAAGACACCTTTCATTTAGTAAggcagggtttcccaaactggggtttgtGAGGAAACTGCAAGGGGTTTCTAATTTtatgaaaaacatatatatatatataatatatatataggtcatttagtcaacctcatgttgttctaaacttattgaacacaaaagaagatatttagaaaatttaAGATGTGTAACCAAACATGACCATGTATTGACATACTGAGATGTCTTTTTGCGTAGATATTGACCCAGACCCCAGACGCAGCTTGAAACATGGCGTTCTAACTCTAAAGAATGTGGAACTCAGTGACACTGCGGTGTATCAGTGCAAAGCAGTCAATAAGCACGGCTCTATACTCATCAATGCCTACGTCTATGTTATAGGTAAGGGAATTTTCCAAAACAGCTcttaaaaagctctttttgttaTTGTGCTGGCTAATGTATAGTTAAACtatcctagcaactgcatagcaacatgctTACAACAACTCAAAACACTTTAGCAACTGTCATAGCTATTTTCTTTTGAGAACTGtagaaacaaaatgcattttctaatgttttataTTTGGTTTTCCTAGAACTGCCCCCCCAGATTCTGACAGAAGATGTGCTGATGTACTCTGTGGCAGAGGGACAGATGATTGAGCTGGCGTGTGAGACCTTTGGTTCTCCTCGGCCTAATGTCACATGGTGAGACAGACTCGATCCTGTGGGGTGTCCCTTCCTCACATGCCAGGACTGCTCCAGCCAGCTGTCCTGATTATTGTTGGGGGGAAGCTGCTTTGTGGGGAGTCCATTAGGGGAAATGGGCAAAATCACACTCAATAgtcaacataaaatatatatatatatatatatatatatatatatatatatatatatatatattggtgttCTTGAAATTTTGCGTCcatttaaaaatgctaaaatgaatattttttgtgTTCATAGGGAGGGAGAGACATGGGGCGCTCTTGCAGCTAACCCAAGGATGAGACAGTTACTCGATGGCTCTCTGCAGATCAGTAACGCCTCCCTCAATGACAGCGGCCAGTATACCTGCACTGTCAGCAACAGCAAAATCACCATCACCGCTGAGCTGGACGTACTCAGTGAGTCCCACATGCTTGAATATTCATGCCTTCGTGCTTTCTTGATTTCATTTCATGCTGTAGGTTTCATTTCAGGCTGTAAGGATCATTGCTTATGttgattaatattataaaaaatattattagataTATAATACTAtgtgcatatatttttttattataaaaagaataattggttataaatataaaattaatgtcGAATATATATTCTAAAAGTCTCCTATTTACTTACATAATGTAGGTTcttgtggataaaaaaaaaatatatatatatatatatatatatatatatatatatatatatatatatatattgaaacgagacaccaaaaataacttttttttttaacttaaaattaaggctttatttattaatttttttttacagataagaCAGTCATTGTGAAACCTCCACTGGCTCTGCGAATCCAGCGGGGGAAGCCCGCTACCCTCACCTGTGAGTACCAGGTGGACTCCAGGCAGGACGCCCCTCAAGTCCAATGGAGGAAAAACGGACAGAAGCTCACAGAGTCATCTGATTCAGACAAGTATGCTTTTATATCTTCGTTTCCCTCAGAATGCTTCAGAAAGGCTTGGTTTTAGCTGTATAACATGATCTCATGAACATTATTAAACATATATGTCTTAGGTACATGCTAGACGAATCTACACTCATAATACCTGATGTCAAGGAAGAGGATGAAGGGATTTATACCTGTGAAGTCATTACCACTCTGGATATAGCTGAAGCGAGAGGCTCCATCACTATCGTTGGTAAGTAACTTTATAATATGGATGTTTTTAAACCCTTTTACGTGTCTGGATCTATATTGCTGTATGTGTATTGCATGTTGTATGATAATGTGACCTACAACAAGGACAATAGAACATGTTTTGGTGTAGGGCATATTAAAGAAATAACCTTTGAAAACCATAGATGCCTTATTTTTATTAGCATCTCACCCCCTGAGCTCTTTGTCAACCCTCATTCACCAGACCGACCAGACCCTCCGACCCAAATACAGATTACCGAACCTAAAGACCGCAGTGTCACTCTCAGCTGGACACCAGGAGATGATCATAACAGCCCTGTGCTAGGTACTATATGTTTTTCTTGTTTAGGCACAAGTTTAAGTGTACACAGCCAGTATTtgattcaagtaaatattttgtattacttATTGATCTTTTCCCCTATATATATCAAATACTGTATAAATGTATGGTTGAACAAATTGTGATATTACAATTCCCCCATCAACCTGCCCACCCCATCCCCTTAAAAAACACTTCAGCCACATTTAATATGTATAAATGTCATTCACATTCAGTTCacaaacaaaatatcaaaccacaTTTTCTCAGAAATAACGTTTCAGAATTTTCTGAGGCAATTTTGTAGTTTGCAAAAGTGTCCTATTACCGGAATACCCAAACTTTTTTGTTAGCCCAACCCCTTTGACCCTAAATATCTACTTATAAAATAGATTTACTTTTAGATACATTTAatagtttttaacatttaatttgatttaatccagtttttacattttcatcagttCATGATTCTCTGATGTTGGTAACtagtcacatgacatgcaagtgaacaaataaaatatttctttgcattttttaaatatattttttgtatttcatcTTGACTtgcttaattgtttttttttttttttttttttaagtattttagtttttaatgattTACTTCCATTTTTAGCTTCTCATCAACTCATGAACCCCAGTTTCTTAAAAAGTGTActttctataaaataaatgcaatgtaattaaTTTCCTCCTGTTCTGTGTGTATATGTACGTGTTTATATATCTAGAATATTTGATTGAGTTTGAGGAGACTGAATATGAAAGAAAAGAATGGGAGGAGCTAAGCCGCGTGTCAGGCAACAATCAGCGAACCACCCTTTCCCTGAAGCCCTTCCTTTCCTACCGTTTCCGAGTCATCGCCATCAATGACATCGGCAAGAGTGACCCGAGCATGTACACGGATGTCTTTTCCACACCAGCTGCTCGTAAGTAACATAGCGCGTGTGTGCATGTGGGTGTTTACATAGCCTTAAAACAGAAAAGACTTGTACCGCCACATTGTGATGCATTTGTTTTGTCCCTTGAATCATTGTATGACactttgtatttgtgtttgtgtcttcTCTCAGCATGTGGCTGATATGAAGTGACAGTTTTATTGCCATGTTAGAACATCTTGGCATTAAATTATGATTTGTCCTCTACAGCTCCAGACAGTAACCCTGAAGGAGTGCGCAGTGATTCCATCGACCCAGGCACCCTTTTAATCACATGGAAGGTGCGTTGCACAATTCAGCATTTAAAGAGACCAGAAattattctgtcatcatgtattcatcctcatgtcgttccaaacctgtatgattttttttccccctatgaacacaaaatataattCGAACAGGAAAAATTGTATTGGAGACTTTTAAGCTCCAAAATAGTCTGCAAAGTTTCAAAAGGAGCCCATATGACTTCCATCATATTTCAAGCAGTGTCGGAATGTATCTAACTAAAAAAGTAGTGATGCTACTAACTATATTTTTGGTAACATTAGTAGTGGTGTAGaaagtctctctttctctcttatgtAGTGTTAGTACTGTTAAAGTCTTCTAGTGAATAAGTTCTTAATTggacctctttctctctctctctcatatgtaGTATTAGAACATTCATTCTTTTGAATTGgatcattttaaatgttactcTCTCTCATATATAGTGATGGAATGTCTGATTTGTTCTAATGAATCAGTTTATCCTAAACTGTCATCTTTCTTTCATATGTAGCGTTAGAAAAGTAATCTCACTCATATTTAGTGATTGAATGTCTGATTCATTTTTCAAACAGTTCTTGAAACAAGACCCTCTACTATGAAAGGCACAATTGTCAATGTTTTCAAATCCTAATTGTTCACAGAAAATTCAGTGTGACTCAAAACTGAATCTGTGTTCTTGCAGGAAATGGACAGACGTAGTTTCAACGGCCCAGGTTTTGAATATAAAGTGATGTGGAGGAAAGTCTTGGGCAGTGGACCATCTTGGCACAATAAATCCATCAAGTCTCCACCCTTAATCGTCACAGATGTGGACAACTTCTCTGCCTTTGACATTAAAGTGCAGGCTGTTAATGAGATGGGAGAAGGCCCGGAGCCCAAATCCACCATTGGATACTCTGGAGAGGACTGTGAGTTTGTCATGTTCCATATTTTTGCTGCTCTTGTGAGCCCTTTTCCAGACATCTTCCTGTAAGCTTATGCATCTCAATTCACCCCAATTAAACAATGATTTTAGTTTAACGTTAATCCTGATGCAGGTGTTTTAAAAGGTATCGGAATGTGCTTTTTCTTCCTGTCAGACCCTCTTGAGGCCCCTTTGAATTTGGCAGTGGAACCGATCAACAGCACTGCCATTGAAGTGGTGTGGGCGTCCATAAACAGAGAAACTGTGAGAGGTCGTCTGCAGGGTTACAAGGTAATATGCTGTGATGTACGAAGATAAACTGAAAAATGCGATCCATCTAAAATATCTTTGACAGTTTATATATTATCCATCCTATAGATTTATCTAATGTACTACGGCCCAGTAAGCAGACGGGAGCATTTTAGGGAGGGGAAGCCAAGCAACATCTCATTTGTGGTGACAGACAGTAATGAGGAGAAGAAGATTCTGGGAGATCTGCTGCCCTACTCCCATTATGCACTGTCTGTGAGTGTCATCAACAATAAAGGAGAAGGTCCCCAGTCTGACCCCCTCACTTTTCGCACTCCCGAAGGAGGTAGGAAGGACACCCTTAGAGACAAATAGTAAAAAATAGATGAAGAAAGGTAAGGGATTCAAAGCCTGTCATCCATTTTTTTCCCAGTACCTGGTCCTCCATCATCTTTACTCCTGGATAGCCCATCAGAGACAGAAATGACACTGCATTGGACCCCGCCCACCCAACCGAATGGTGTCCTGAAAGGATACACATTACGATATCAACAAGGTGCATTGACTGACAGCCTGATTCATATTCATCAGGCTTATTAGGAGCattaaacattaaagggatagttcacacaaacttgaaaattctgtcatgaattactcaccctcatgtcattccaaacctgtaggctcgtcgttcatcttcagaatacaaattaagatatttttgatgaaatctgagagctttctgaacctGCATAGACCACAACATAACCACCACAGTCAAAGCCCAGAAAAGTTGTTAAAATAgtctgtgacatcagtggttcaactgtaattttacaaactttattcaacaatttcttctcttccgtgtcagtttTGGTACTATCATGAAAGCCAGGCGAAAACTGACATGGAACAGaagaaattattgaataaatttttttttccttgataAGGATGAATGAAGGAcgaatacaggtttggaaaaaagtgacagtaagtaATTACagaaagaattttaatttttgggtgaactatccctgcagtctgtaacttttgacgctctagcggttaataaacagaactgcttgtgtcttgcggaagaacattgtagccggagctacctctctctgtttatgtctatgaagaatcacaaaggtaccgggttactccgccgcggtacccccgaagcaatttaaaatagtccgaatataaacacttattatagatgtaccctagtgattcaggacaggctaaaaacacggtttggaaaattgattcatggtgtactcgcttattatatacaatttgtaaatcttgaacacaaaaaaagttacggaccgcagctctgattggttgtttcttaccgggagtggatgaatttctgcaaatggcaataagaccactgggaggagccagaggagcttgattttttcacagattatctgtctcatattctgctgtcaggacataatgacaggtttcacaaatatatttttacaaaagttacctacttcagctttaagcaCCAGAAAACCATTCAAAATACTATAGCAAGTGAATAGTGCTTGGTGGTTAACATTTAAAACACCTATTTTTAAAACCACTATTTTTGACATGTCTTTTCCCCCACATTTCTCTGCAGTTGATAAGAAAGACAGTTCCATGCAAATAGAAAAGAATTTTGACCACGCCGTGTCTCACGTCAGCTTGAAGCTGGATCCTCACAGCCGTTACCGCTTCTACCTGCGAGGCTACACTGCTAAGGGAGAAGGACTGCCAATCATCAGGGAGGGAGCTACAACACTGGTTGGAGGTCTAACATTTTACTCATCTCTACATTATATCTAGACATATGTAGGGGGGTGGGGTAACATGATATATGAAATGTTTTCATGAGTGTTTCAAACACTGTCCTAACCAGACGTGGTGCGGCACACTACTAGCGACAGATAATTTGTGTGTCCACACTGAAAATAAGAGGAAATGTGACAATCACAGCCAATTTGATTTATATTTGGACAAATTAGTTGGTCTATGTCTcacttggtttgtgtgtgtgtgtgtgaacagttcCACCCTCCAACATTAGTTTATCGACTGGAGAGACATCAGTCAACCTGACCTGGGTATCGAAAGAAAGACAGAGGAACGTGGGATTCTTTATTCATTACCTGAAAAAGGATGGTACGTGCCGTATGGACAGGACATGATTGAACACAAGCTTGCTTACTGAATAGAAAAATAGGAAGTAGCAGAGAGAATATAAACAAGTGTTTTGATTTGTATTGTATTGCCTTTTTCTGTCCAGGCAAAGGCACATGGAAGCACTCTGAAAGAGTAAACAGCTCTCAGTCCTTTTACACACTGCAGGGGCTCCAGTCTGGATCTGAGTACCGCCTGAAGATTGacttcaaaaacaaaactttatGGGAGGATGAGATCCAGACAGAAGGAGcaagtaaacacaaaacagctttcttatatatataaaccataatTTATTTTATCCATGATTCTTTAATGTATGGTCATTTTAAAAGAACATTGGAAATAGAAATCGTTTGTACAATataaacgtctttactgtcacttttgatcaagttcTTGAGAATTTTTGAGGCGAATAAATGACGACAGCATTTCCatatttttcccctttattatcaTACAAAGTGTCATGACATTTATACATCATTTTCTTCCTCTACTTCAGAAGTCATGATGGTGCGTAAAGGGTTTGTGACTGAGAGCTGGTTCATTGGACTCATCAGCGCCCTTGTGCTGTTGCTGCTGGTACTGCTCATTCTGTGTTTCATAAAACGAAGCAAAGGTGGAAAATACTCAGGTACAGAAGCACACACATCATTCACATAATCTATTGTCACGTGACAGTACTAACAAATGTGCAGATATCCCTGAATTTTATTCTTCTTGCAgtcaaagaaaaagaagaaggccAGATAGATTCTGAAGCACGGCCAATGAATAATGAGGGTTTTGGAGAATACAGGTGTGGTGAAGTTTGTTAGACAGATTATTGCATAAATTCATTTTCCCTATTTCTTATGCTCTTCCTTTCTCTCTGAAATGTTCTTCCTAATGATTTGCAGATCACTGGAGAGGTATGCTCTGCAGTTGCGTTGTTCCTTTGCATGCATGGATTTCTCAATACTTTCTCTTGCAtgcatggagtggcatttttGACAC encodes the following:
- the LOC132118294 gene encoding neural cell adhesion molecule L1-like isoform X1; amino-acid sequence: MPATSQQQVGSRGRCAALLLPLLLLSVAPRPGNATLNIPSKYKIRDLKSPPVITAQPVSVTTFSSDDITLTCEATGNPPPTFRWVKDGVEFDPSKDPELSVSRDSGTFSLTAKDGPIHQYQGRYNCYASNHLGTAVSNEARIVTENTPTLQKEKKVSKKVEEGESVVLPCNPPNSTVAPVIHWMDKKLRHIQQNDRVIQGRDGNLYFSHVTVADSRDDYTCNTQFPSARIIVLKEPIKLTVVPSNSVVRNRRPQMMRPTGSRSSYLVLSGQNLELECIVMGLPSPKIQWIRKDGVLSESRTSKDSYDRVLRFKNISESDSGEYQCTASNLQGIITHTYSITVEAAPYWTKEPKSQLYSPGETVKLECKADGIPSPEVTWSINGDLLTDIDPDPRRSLKHGVLTLKNVELSDTAVYQCKAVNKHGSILINAYVYVIELPPQILTEDVLMYSVAEGQMIELACETFGSPRPNVTWEGETWGALAANPRMRQLLDGSLQISNASLNDSGQYTCTVSNSKITITAELDVLNKTVIVKPPLALRIQRGKPATLTCEYQVDSRQDAPQVQWRKNGQKLTESSDSDKYMLDESTLIIPDVKEEDEGIYTCEVITTLDIAEARGSITIVDRPDPPTQIQITEPKDRSVTLSWTPGDDHNSPVLEYLIEFEETEYERKEWEELSRVSGNNQRTTLSLKPFLSYRFRVIAINDIGKSDPSMYTDVFSTPAAPPDSNPEGVRSDSIDPGTLLITWKEMDRRSFNGPGFEYKVMWRKVLGSGPSWHNKSIKSPPLIVTDVDNFSAFDIKVQAVNEMGEGPEPKSTIGYSGEDYPLEAPLNLAVEPINSTAIEVVWASINRETVRGRLQGYKIYLMYYGPVSRREHFREGKPSNISFVVTDSNEEKKILGDLLPYSHYALSVSVINNKGEGPQSDPLTFRTPEGVPGPPSSLLLDSPSETEMTLHWTPPTQPNGVLKGYTLRYQQVDKKDSSMQIEKNFDHAVSHVSLKLDPHSRYRFYLRGYTAKGEGLPIIREGATTLVGVPPSNISLSTGETSVNLTWVSKERQRNVGFFIHYLKKDGKGTWKHSERVNSSQSFYTLQGLQSGSEYRLKIDFKNKTLWEDEIQTEGAKVMMVRKGFVTESWFIGLISALVLLLLVLLILCFIKRSKGGKYSVKEKEEGQIDSEARPMNNEGFGEYRSLESDNEEKRTASQPSLCEDSKLCTDDALDDYANSNSMQTEVIMDESLASQCSGVRDVPDPGTQESSPLNPATAISHHGLPNSAALLD